Proteins from one Silurus meridionalis isolate SWU-2019-XX chromosome 3, ASM1480568v1, whole genome shotgun sequence genomic window:
- the LOC124381377 gene encoding uncharacterized protein LOC124381377, with protein MATSEGLWSAVAPSACEQGLTAPSQRLWGKMVPSANQNQKSEKVLLPGSWWYVCIPLRTVSSRTPHSLDYNHGLPIASPGLCGPRSRSAPPDYPCESSFCFRSWGKLQYSSKIRMLYLAIITLLFLRAVFTTSLQQINKTASTGKTVILHCNQNLTGGFKDVGWRKDGNLLFNYSPVLNQTVINYTSNRMQVDPQNARKLQISDVQLSDAGLYKCYPLNLQWRLRIDETELQQGRKSYIIFTVATTSVVVCLFIFCAVCLFRKQKNRETETGKTIPKIYKDNVCHSETITECVYTMTSPNDFSIGYL; from the exons ATGGCGACCTCGGAAGGACTCTGGAGCGCGGTGGCGCCTTCAGCGTGTGAACAAGGTTTAACGGCGCCTTCGCAGAGGCTCTGGGGCAAGATGGTGCCCTCAgcgaatcagaatcagaaatcagaaaaaGTTTTATTGCCAG gtTCATGGTGGTATGTGTGTATCCCTCTACGTACCGTCTCCTCTCGGACTCCTCACTCTCTGGATTATAACCACGGACTGCCTATCGCCAGTCCAGGACTCTGTGGGCCGCGCTCTCGGAGCGCACCACCGGATTATCCCTGTGAAAGCAG CTTCTGCTTCCGGTCTTGGGGGAAGCTGCAGTACAGCTCTAAA aTCAGAATGCTGTATTTGGCGATCATCACGTTGTTGTTTCTTCGTGCAG ttttcacCACTTCTTTACAGCAGATTAACAAAACTGCTTCGACTGGTAAAACTGTTATTTTACACTGCAATCAAAATCTGACTGGTGGATTTAAAGATGTTGGTTGGCGTAAAGATGGGAATCTTCTTTTTAACTACAGCCCAGTACTAAACCAAACTGTAATCAACTACACATCAAACAGGATGCAGGTTGACCCCCAAAATGCAAGAAAACTACAGATATCTGATGTACAGCTTTCAGATGCAGGATTATACAAGTGCTATCCACTAAATCTGCAGTGGCGATTGAGAATTGatg AGACTGAACTACAACAAGGCAGAAAAAGTTACATAATTTTCACAGTAGCTACAACATCTGTTGTAGTGTGCCTCTTTATCTTTTGTGCTGTGTGTCTTTTCAG gaaacagaaaaatcGAGAAACGGAAACTGGCAAAACGATT CCAAAGATCTATAAAGATAATGTCTGTCACAGTGAGACGATAACTGAATGT gtcTACACAATGACAAGCCCAAATGACTTCTCTATTGGCTATTTATAA